The Allocatelliglobosispora scoriae genome contains a region encoding:
- a CDS encoding IS5 family transposase (programmed frameshift), which translates to MVPDELWRRIEPLLPVKPRRFRSPGRSRLSDRQALQGILFVLHTGIQWEFLPQELGFGSGMTCWRRLAEWNDADVWQRLHEVLLAELHQAGRLDWSRAVIDSSHVRAARRGPKSGPSPVDRARPGSKHNFLTDGAGIPLAVTLCGGNRNDVTQLIPLIDAIPAIPGKRGRPRQRPDELYADRGYDHDKYRRLVRARGIRPHIARRGEAHGSGLGTIRWVVERTIAWYHGMKRLRIRWERRDDIHEAFLSLATCIITFRHVNRLC; encoded by the exons ATCGTGCCGGACGAGTTGTGGCGGCGGATAGAGCCGTTGCTGCCGGTCAAGCCGCGCCGGTTCCGTAGCCCCGGCCGGTCGCGGTTGTCGGACCGCCAGGCGTTGCAGGGCATCCTGTTCGTGCTGCACACCGGTATTCAGTGGGAGTTCCTGCCGCAGGAGCTCGGGTTCGGGTCCGGGATGACCTGCTGGCGGCGCCTGGCGGAATGGAACGACGCCGACGTCTGGCAGCGTCTGCACGAGGTGCTGCTGGCTGAACTGCACCAGGCCGGGCGTTTGGACTGGTCTCGCGCGGTCATCGACTCCTCGCACGTGCGCGCCGCCCGCCGCGGCC CCAAAAGCGGACCGAGCCCGGTCGACCGTGCCAGACCCGGCTCCAAGCACAACTTCCTGACCGACGGCGCGGGCATTCCCCTGGCCGTCACGCTCTGCGGCGGCAACCGCAACGATGTCACCCAGCTCATTCCACTGATCGACGCCATCCCCGCGATACCAGGCAAGCGCGGCAGGCCGCGCCAGCGTCCGGACGAGCTGTACGCCGACCGCGGTTACGACCACGACAAATACCGCAGACTCGTACGCGCCAGAGGCATCCGGCCACACATCGCCCGCCGGGGCGAAGCCCACGGCTCCGGCCTGGGCACCATCCGATGGGTCGTCGAACGCACCATCGCCTGGTACCACGGGATGAAACGCCTACGCATCCGCTGGGAACGCCGAGACGACATCCACGAAGCCTTCCTCAGCCTCGCCACCTGCATCATCACGTTCCGACACGTCAACCGACTCTGTTAG
- a CDS encoding TIGR01777 family oxidoreductase, with product MRIVVAGSSGFLGTKLVGTLRADGHEITRLVRRPATTPTEASWDPEAGRLDASVLDGADAIVNLGGVGVADKRWTDSYRRELRTSRIVPTSLLAMTLATMPADRRPKVLINSSAVGFYGDTGDTLVDEEAEPGDDFLAILSRDWETAARRAEMAGVRTVMLRTGFPLDPGGGLLKPLLLPFKLGVGGKIGNGGQYVPWISMVDWLNAVRFVLEHDEIAGPVNLVGPQPATNAEFTKALGEALHRPTFWRIPGLAMKVVAGDVAADMVASKRVLPKVLLNAGFTFQHETVREALAAVLP from the coding sequence ATGCGGATCGTGGTGGCCGGTAGCTCCGGCTTTCTGGGCACGAAGCTCGTCGGCACCTTACGCGCCGACGGGCACGAGATAACCAGGTTGGTACGCCGACCGGCCACCACGCCCACCGAGGCGTCCTGGGACCCCGAAGCGGGTCGCCTGGACGCCTCGGTGCTCGACGGAGCCGACGCCATCGTCAATCTCGGCGGCGTCGGTGTCGCCGACAAACGGTGGACCGACTCCTACCGCCGTGAGCTGCGTACGTCCCGGATCGTGCCGACGAGCCTGCTCGCCATGACGCTCGCCACGATGCCCGCCGACCGGCGCCCCAAGGTGCTGATCAACTCCTCGGCGGTCGGCTTCTACGGCGACACCGGCGACACCCTCGTCGACGAGGAGGCCGAGCCCGGCGACGACTTCCTGGCGATCCTCTCCCGCGACTGGGAGACGGCCGCCCGGCGGGCTGAGATGGCCGGTGTGCGGACGGTGATGCTGCGGACGGGTTTCCCCCTGGACCCCGGCGGCGGGCTGCTCAAGCCGCTCCTGCTGCCCTTCAAGCTCGGGGTCGGCGGCAAGATCGGTAACGGGGGCCAGTACGTGCCGTGGATCTCGATGGTCGACTGGCTGAACGCGGTGCGGTTCGTGCTGGAGCACGACGAGATCGCCGGCCCCGTCAATCTGGTGGGGCCGCAGCCGGCGACGAACGCCGAGTTCACGAAGGCACTCGGCGAGGCGCTGCACCGGCCCACCTTCTGGCGTATCCCGGGCCTGGCGATGAAGGTCGTCGCGGGCGATGTCGCCGCGGACATGGTCGCCAGCAAGCGGGTGCTGCCGAAGGTGCTGCTCAACGCCGGTTTCACGTTCCAGCACGAGACGGTACGTGAGGCGCTCGCCGCCGTCCTGCCCTGA
- a CDS encoding SCO5389 family protein yields the protein MSLNVPTALLERAAAGQVDDAEFVGVVRESLPYAWTVISAAAADLAANPGADLGEHEVPPPSEAERGELLRALASDAIRGGLERHFGVKLAFQNCHRVAAFRLGAVGEATYQEFISVRGQLLNQSPELRDC from the coding sequence ATGTCTCTGAACGTCCCCACCGCGCTGCTGGAGCGAGCCGCGGCCGGCCAGGTCGATGACGCCGAGTTCGTCGGGGTTGTCCGCGAGTCGCTGCCCTACGCGTGGACCGTGATCTCCGCCGCAGCCGCCGACCTCGCCGCCAATCCCGGCGCCGACCTCGGCGAGCACGAGGTGCCGCCGCCGTCGGAGGCCGAGCGTGGCGAACTGCTCCGCGCGCTCGCCAGCGACGCGATCCGCGGCGGTCTTGAGCGTCACTTCGGCGTCAAACTCGCCTTCCAGAACTGCCACCGCGTCGCCGCGTTCCGGCTCGGCGCCGTCGGCGAGGCCACCTACCAGGAGTTCATCTCCGTGCGGGGCCAACTGCTCAACCAGAGCCCGGAGCTTCGCGACTGCTAG
- a CDS encoding DUF2079 domain-containing protein → MSPTPQPLPRRPRRADLIVAVIAVALAIWVTSALWLDPNGRAVAVNSGDQALFEWLLAFGGHSLVGLDNPLLTGLLNAPDQVNLAVNTSITVLAWLFAPVTFLFGPSVSFLAILTLNLAGSAYAWYWLFQRKLDMSPVAAGVAGIFAGFAPALVSHANSHLNWTAQWLIPLILANLMGLHRRPLRRGILLGLLVGVTFSIAAEALFFTALAWAVFLLVWVPARRDRLGAVVKPYLKGLGITAIVAGILLAYPLYLHFAGPQRYEGTGFDHRIHSEDVAAYGSFPKLSLAGALGLNSDLAPNPTEENSFFGLPLLLVAIACLILLWRLRPERRATLRALAVTGGVFALLSFGPRIKFAGTSIDIPLPYAFLGKLPVFDAALPARLALVVAPIIALILALALDELPRLPAGSRRVARPVLIAGLVAGLLPLFPIQIPAVERPRVPHFISSGEWKTVVPPGGVLVPVPLPSDVLPDGQRWQASALAADPTGEVFTVPAGFFLGPGGPDGRGRIGPVPRPTAALLEQVANTGEVPVVYPSMISAAQDDLAYWQADAVVLPTRPFGRAPIHTEALLETMTKLLGAPQRRDDVWVWQVS, encoded by the coding sequence GTGTCACCAACCCCCCAGCCACTCCCCCGCAGGCCTCGGCGCGCCGACCTGATCGTCGCCGTGATCGCCGTCGCCCTCGCGATCTGGGTCACCAGCGCCCTCTGGCTCGACCCCAACGGGCGTGCCGTCGCCGTCAACTCCGGTGACCAGGCCCTCTTCGAGTGGCTGCTCGCCTTCGGCGGGCACAGCCTCGTCGGCCTGGACAACCCGCTGCTGACCGGCCTGCTCAACGCACCCGACCAGGTCAACCTCGCGGTCAACACCTCGATCACCGTGCTGGCCTGGCTCTTCGCCCCGGTGACCTTCCTCTTCGGCCCGTCGGTGTCGTTCCTGGCGATCCTCACGCTCAACCTGGCCGGGTCGGCCTACGCGTGGTACTGGCTCTTCCAGCGCAAACTCGACATGAGCCCGGTCGCCGCCGGAGTCGCCGGGATCTTCGCCGGGTTCGCCCCGGCACTCGTCTCGCACGCCAACTCGCACCTCAACTGGACCGCGCAGTGGCTCATCCCGCTGATCCTCGCCAACCTGATGGGCCTGCACCGCCGACCCCTCCGCCGAGGCATCCTGCTCGGCCTGCTCGTCGGGGTGACCTTCTCCATCGCCGCGGAGGCGCTCTTCTTCACCGCGCTCGCCTGGGCGGTCTTCCTGCTCGTGTGGGTCCCGGCCCGGCGTGACCGGCTCGGCGCGGTGGTCAAGCCCTATCTCAAAGGGCTCGGCATCACCGCGATCGTCGCCGGGATCCTCCTCGCCTACCCGCTCTACCTGCACTTCGCCGGTCCGCAGCGTTATGAGGGGACCGGGTTCGACCACCGGATCCACAGCGAGGACGTGGCCGCCTACGGCTCGTTCCCGAAGCTCTCCCTCGCCGGGGCGCTCGGCCTCAACAGCGATCTTGCGCCCAACCCGACCGAGGAGAACTCCTTCTTCGGCCTGCCGCTGCTGCTCGTCGCGATCGCCTGCCTGATCCTCCTCTGGCGGCTGCGCCCGGAGCGCCGGGCCACCCTGCGGGCGCTCGCCGTCACCGGCGGAGTCTTCGCGCTGCTCTCCTTCGGTCCGCGGATCAAATTCGCCGGAACCTCGATCGACATCCCGCTGCCCTATGCCTTCCTGGGCAAGCTGCCGGTCTTCGACGCGGCGCTCCCCGCCCGGCTGGCGCTGGTGGTGGCGCCGATCATCGCCCTGATCCTCGCGCTCGCCCTGGACGAGCTGCCCCGGCTGCCCGCCGGCAGCCGCCGCGTGGCTCGGCCGGTGCTGATCGCCGGGCTGGTGGCGGGGCTGCTGCCGCTCTTCCCGATCCAGATCCCGGCGGTGGAGCGCCCCCGCGTGCCGCACTTCATCAGCTCCGGCGAGTGGAAGACGGTGGTGCCGCCCGGCGGGGTGCTCGTCCCGGTCCCGCTCCCGTCGGACGTGCTCCCCGACGGGCAGCGCTGGCAGGCTTCGGCGCTGGCGGCCGACCCGACCGGCGAGGTCTTCACGGTCCCGGCCGGCTTCTTCCTCGGCCCCGGCGGCCCGGACGGACGCGGCCGCATCGGTCCGGTCCCCCGCCCGACAGCAGCCCTGTTGGAGCAGGTGGCGAACACCGGCGAGGTCCCGGTCGTCTACCCGAGCATGATCTCGGCCGCGCAGGACGACCTGGCGTACTGGCAGGCCGACGCCGTCGTCCTCCCGACCCGCCCGTTCGGCCGCGCTCCCATCCACACCGAGGCGTTGCTGGAGACGATGACGAAGCTGCTCGGCGCCCCGCAGCGCCGCGACGACGTCTGGGTGTGGCAGGTCTCATGA